A window of Thermococcus aggregans contains these coding sequences:
- a CDS encoding DUF3216 domain-containing protein has translation METVEKIKQLCEELGEENVVKAIDSFVVLQKELSSKKGEDFIKVSILGFVEGILVSLSTKHKNEKITELLEEVRTKRTELEEKFRKPKIPLFENP, from the coding sequence ATGGAAACTGTTGAAAAGATAAAGCAATTATGCGAAGAGCTTGGGGAAGAAAATGTTGTTAAGGCTATAGATTCTTTTGTAGTCCTTCAGAAGGAGCTTTCCAGCAAAAAAGGGGAAGATTTCATAAAAGTTTCCATACTCGGGTTTGTTGAGGGCATTTTAGTGAGTCTCTCAACCAAGCATAAAAACGAAAAAATAACGGAGCTTTTGGAAGAAGTTAGAACAAAAAGAACAGAACTGGAGGAAAAGTTCAGAAAACCCAAGATTCCTCTCTTTGAAAACCCCTAA
- a CDS encoding YchF/TatD family DNA exonuclease — MIDAHAHVEMFKKEIPAVVEESRKHLIAVVDSITEYRKFHVWKSWELLKPYFGFIFPTLGFAPNEARRGNWEKVREVEQFILEHRDEIVAIGEIGLDYYYAKTEEERKNQREIFHYFLNLALELEMPVVLHARDAEREVYEEVQRKGLLGYFHSYTGNIETAKEIAENGHFIGISTGVTFIPEVREVVKALDIESILVETDAPYMSPFKGEKNKPHYVKVAVEEIAKLKELSIEEVEKITHENAVKFFKLNLR, encoded by the coding sequence ATGATAGATGCCCACGCTCATGTGGAAATGTTCAAGAAGGAGATTCCAGCCGTCGTTGAAGAGAGCAGAAAACACCTAATTGCGGTAGTTGATTCCATAACCGAATACCGGAAATTCCACGTATGGAAGAGCTGGGAGCTTTTAAAACCTTATTTTGGCTTTATATTCCCAACCTTGGGTTTTGCTCCAAACGAGGCAAGGAGAGGCAATTGGGAGAAAGTGAGAGAGGTGGAGCAGTTTATATTGGAGCATAGGGATGAAATCGTTGCAATTGGCGAGATTGGGCTTGATTACTATTATGCTAAGACTGAAGAAGAAAGAAAAAACCAGCGTGAAATATTCCACTATTTCCTAAACTTGGCCCTAGAGCTTGAAATGCCAGTTGTACTCCACGCAAGGGACGCGGAGAGAGAAGTCTATGAAGAAGTCCAAAGGAAGGGCCTCCTTGGATATTTTCACTCCTATACCGGGAACATCGAGACGGCAAAGGAAATTGCTGAGAACGGGCATTTTATAGGAATAAGCACCGGGGTAACGTTCATCCCTGAAGTCAGGGAAGTTGTAAAAGCTCTGGATATTGAGAGCATTCTCGTTGAGACCGATGCCCCCTACATGAGCCCGTTCAAGGGCGAGAAAAATAAGCCGCATTATGTTAAGGTTGCGGTTGAGGAGATAGCTAAATTAAAGGAACTGTCGATTGAAGAAGTTGAAAAAATAACCCACGAGAACGCTGTTAAGTTCTTTAAACTAAATTTGAGGTGA
- a CDS encoding DUF504 domain-containing protein produces the protein MRKGFVKEVLAKIKYDPRENEEDYYIVIEHRGAYGNVKKIPVKLITLGHGYFFIEDTQIPYHRILAVVRKDGKVVWKKRGLEDEVKF, from the coding sequence GTGAGGAAAGGCTTCGTTAAAGAGGTTCTGGCAAAGATTAAATACGACCCCCGGGAGAACGAGGAGGACTATTACATAGTTATTGAGCATCGGGGGGCTTATGGAAACGTTAAGAAGATTCCCGTTAAGCTGATAACACTCGGCCACGGCTACTTTTTTATCGAAGACACCCAAATTCCTTACCACAGAATTCTGGCAGTTGTAAGGAAAGACGGGAAGGTTGTCTGGAAAAAGAGGGGCTTGGAAGATGAGGTAAAATTCTGA
- a CDS encoding MBL fold metallo-hydrolase, which translates to MIPVEIPPNTVMLKGIGYDSNIYLFRDGKEGLIIDTGTGIYWHRYFEVLERENYLDGLEKVIILNTHEHFDHIGGNRKFKEVLEKRGIDVKFAAHRFAADVIERGDDYVILSYAYGKRFMPHSVDVRLDDGDILEVGGKKLEVIHTPGHTAGSSCLYEPEEKILFTGDTLFKGAVGRTDLPTGSFEKLIESLERLSSLDVYIALPGHGKPVTNWKENFEHIKKILGEF; encoded by the coding sequence ATGATACCAGTGGAGATTCCGCCAAACACAGTAATGCTCAAGGGAATAGGCTACGACTCAAACATTTACCTATTTCGTGATGGGAAAGAAGGGCTGATAATTGACACGGGAACGGGAATTTACTGGCACAGATACTTTGAAGTTCTTGAGCGGGAGAACTACCTTGACGGCCTCGAAAAAGTCATAATTTTAAACACCCACGAGCACTTTGACCATATTGGAGGCAACAGAAAATTTAAGGAGGTTTTGGAGAAAAGAGGGATCGATGTTAAGTTTGCCGCCCATAGATTCGCGGCTGATGTTATTGAGAGAGGAGACGATTATGTTATTCTCTCGTACGCTTATGGCAAGAGGTTTATGCCGCATTCAGTTGATGTAAGGCTTGATGATGGAGATATTCTAGAGGTAGGAGGCAAAAAGCTTGAAGTTATTCACACTCCGGGCCATACGGCAGGAAGCAGCTGCCTATATGAGCCCGAGGAGAAAATCCTTTTTACGGGGGATACTTTGTTCAAAGGCGCAGTAGGGAGGACTGATCTGCCCACAGGAAGCTTTGAGAAGTTAATAGAGAGCTTGGAAAGGTTAAGCAGTCTTGATGTTTACATTGCCTTGCCCGGACATGGAAAGCCGGTAACAAACTGGAAGGAGAATTTTGAGCATATTAAAAAGATTCTGGGGGAGTTTTAG
- a CDS encoding M20/M25/M40 family metallo-hydrolase: MKAERAKEILVELLKIPSPSGHEDRLALHIMEFLHKLDYDVHIESDGKVIDLVVNPDAELFFEVHMDTIDMRAEPFVRGNIVYGTGASDVKGGLASILLMLESLKKEKQDLNVGVVFVSDEEKGGMGSALFMERYKPKMAIVIEPTDLEVHIAHAGNIEGYFEVDGKEAHGACPESGINAIDQAYRMIEELKALEPFKQKGKYFDAYIGLQELICENPYYLIPALCRGRFEARLLPDQEVEDVLDLMDPILDEYTLRYEYTEIWDGYELSEDEEIVQLAKKAMDAVGLEDFGGMRSWTDAINFMYNGTKTIVFGPGNLDISHTKGERIDVRDVVKASEFLKKVNEIYGKGE, translated from the coding sequence GTGAAAGCTGAAAGAGCGAAAGAGATTTTGGTTGAACTTTTAAAAATTCCGTCGCCATCTGGTCATGAAGACCGCCTCGCTTTGCATATAATGGAGTTCCTTCACAAATTAGACTACGACGTTCACATAGAGAGCGATGGAAAAGTTATTGACCTCGTTGTAAACCCCGATGCCGAGCTTTTCTTTGAAGTTCATATGGATACGATAGACATGAGGGCTGAACCTTTTGTTAGGGGGAACATAGTCTACGGCACCGGAGCGAGCGACGTCAAAGGTGGGTTGGCAAGCATTCTCCTTATGCTTGAGAGCCTAAAGAAGGAAAAGCAAGACCTCAACGTTGGAGTTGTGTTTGTGAGCGACGAAGAAAAAGGCGGAATGGGTTCTGCGCTTTTCATGGAGCGCTATAAACCGAAGATGGCAATTGTAATAGAGCCAACAGACCTTGAAGTGCACATAGCCCATGCAGGAAACATAGAGGGCTATTTTGAGGTTGATGGAAAGGAAGCACATGGGGCATGTCCAGAAAGCGGTATAAACGCCATAGACCAAGCTTACAGAATGATAGAAGAATTAAAAGCCCTTGAGCCATTTAAACAGAAAGGAAAGTACTTCGACGCTTACATAGGACTGCAGGAGCTAATATGTGAGAATCCATATTATCTCATTCCCGCTCTGTGCAGGGGAAGATTCGAGGCAAGGCTTTTGCCCGATCAGGAAGTTGAGGACGTTCTCGACCTAATGGATCCCATTTTGGATGAATACACCCTCCGCTATGAGTACACAGAGATATGGGATGGCTACGAGCTGAGTGAGGATGAAGAAATAGTGCAACTGGCCAAGAAGGCCATGGATGCCGTTGGCTTGGAAGACTTCGGAGGAATGAGAAGCTGGACTGATGCTATCAACTTCATGTATAACGGAACAAAGACAATCGTTTTTGGCCCCGGAAACCTCGATATATCCCACACAAAAGGCGAAAGAATAGACGTTAGAGACGTCGTCAAGGCGAGCGAGTTTTTAAAGAAGGTCAATGAGATTTACGGAAAAGGCGAATGA
- a CDS encoding ATP-binding protein, whose translation MFVNRKSELSLLEDRFKSEKAEFIVVYGRRRVGKTALLLEFLRRNEGIYLLARETSEAENLKRFSQRVAEHFGDEFIMKNPFRSWDAFFEYLYQRADERLAVVIDEFPYLVKGNPSLPSILQEYWDLKLSKSKIFLVICGSSMSMMERLLGYKSPIYGRRTAQLKVSPLDFFEARDFLRGYSLENFVKAYGILGGTPAYLLEFNDSKSIEENLLDYFRPDSFLYGDARFVLMEELEEPRNYFAVMEAIARGKTTLGEIMNETGLERGTVAKYLSVLNDIGFVKREVPITASRKSRKGRYYIGDPYFAFWFRYVHPNADLIEMGQGDILVELVMEDLNEYIGWVFEEIARQFLIKLNKAKKLPFRFMKIGRWWHKGEEIDLITLNERERKALFVEVKWKDLKERESRRVLEDLKRKAKLVGLEGWEKRYGLVGKNVEGKEELRNEGYLVWDIEDFESLISY comes from the coding sequence ATGTTTGTTAACAGGAAGTCTGAGCTTTCGCTCCTTGAAGATAGGTTCAAAAGTGAGAAGGCCGAGTTCATAGTCGTTTACGGAAGGCGGAGGGTTGGCAAAACTGCCCTTCTCCTTGAATTTCTGAGGAGGAATGAAGGAATTTATCTTCTCGCAAGAGAAACTAGTGAAGCTGAAAATCTCAAACGCTTTTCTCAAAGGGTTGCGGAGCATTTTGGAGATGAGTTTATTATGAAAAACCCATTCAGAAGCTGGGATGCTTTCTTTGAATACCTTTACCAGAGGGCAGATGAAAGGCTTGCCGTAGTCATTGATGAGTTCCCCTACCTTGTCAAAGGAAATCCATCCCTTCCGTCAATACTCCAAGAGTATTGGGACTTAAAGCTCTCCAAGAGCAAAATTTTTCTAGTAATCTGCGGCTCGTCCATGAGCATGATGGAGAGGCTTCTCGGCTACAAGAGCCCAATCTACGGAAGAAGGACGGCTCAACTAAAGGTCTCTCCACTTGACTTCTTCGAGGCTCGAGACTTTTTGCGGGGTTATTCACTCGAAAACTTCGTGAAGGCTTATGGAATTCTCGGGGGCACGCCCGCTTACCTTCTTGAGTTTAACGATTCAAAAAGCATAGAGGAGAACCTTCTTGACTACTTCCGTCCGGACTCTTTCCTCTACGGAGACGCTCGATTTGTCCTCATGGAGGAGCTTGAGGAGCCGAGGAACTACTTCGCGGTGATGGAGGCAATAGCTAGAGGAAAAACGACACTTGGAGAAATAATGAATGAGACAGGGCTTGAGCGCGGCACCGTAGCCAAATACCTGAGCGTTTTAAATGACATCGGCTTCGTGAAAAGGGAGGTTCCAATAACGGCTAGCAGGAAGAGCAGGAAAGGGCGCTACTACATAGGCGACCCCTACTTCGCCTTCTGGTTCCGCTATGTTCATCCCAATGCAGACCTAATAGAGATGGGACAAGGTGATATCCTCGTTGAGCTCGTCATGGAGGACTTGAACGAGTACATCGGCTGGGTCTTTGAGGAAATTGCAAGGCAGTTCCTTATTAAGCTGAACAAAGCCAAAAAGTTACCCTTCCGTTTTATGAAAATCGGCCGCTGGTGGCATAAGGGCGAAGAAATTGATTTGATAACCTTAAACGAGCGAGAGAGAAAAGCGCTTTTTGTTGAGGTCAAGTGGAAGGATCTAAAGGAGAGGGAATCAAGGAGAGTTTTGGAAGACTTGAAGAGAAAAGCAAAACTGGTTGGGCTTGAAGGCTGGGAAAAGCGCTACGGGCTCGTGGGTAAAAATGTTGAGGGTAAAGAGGAACTACGTAATGAAGGTTATTTGGTCTGGGACATAGAGGATTTCGAAAGCCTTATTTCCTACTAA
- a CDS encoding DEAD/DEAH box helicase: MHPLLKKAVEEKFGELNELQIRAFEEVSAGKSVLIVAPTGSGKTEAAVLPVFNAILEEKLDPISALYIAPLKALNRDLLDRLLWWGEKLGINVEVRHGDTSAYRKAQQVKKPPHMLIITPETLGVILTMKSLRKALKNVKFVVVDEIVELVDNKRGVQLSLALERLAEFADFQRIGLSATVGNEEEIKAWLKADTVVKPPIEKRYRVRVLFPQPDEKDNDLARKLNVSLDVATRLRVLWEIIEKHERALIFTNTRQFAEILAHRLKAWGKPVEVHHGSLSREARISAERALKEGKVKALVCTSSMELGIDIGDVDVVVQYMSPRQVNRLIQRIGRAKHRAGEVSEGYIIATNIEDYLESLVIAQRALEGKLEAVKPYENALDVLGHFVVGLLIEQGKLPKEVPFEIAKRAYPYRKLKWEEYCEVLNMLSKARLIGYDEESGIIYLRRGAYQYYYENLSTIPDEISYRVFDVKSGKIIGRLDESFVMDLEEGMEFIMHGRSWILLGIDEESKLLKVRDSKSLESAVPSWEGEMIPVPFEVAQDVGRLKRELLFDFSSAKELISKVDFEDGELELTFSTLKKQEPLGTDRDIGIESLPNALIIHADFGNKVNETIGRFLLAFLAAKYGKVFSMRAQAHAIVVKSPFQLNPSEVKSYLLQDAKALPFVLSRAMRDSHTYRWRMLNVAKRIGALRREAKIRKVERLFEGTVVEKETLNELFHDKLDVEKAEEVLKAIKDGKIRIKAALRKEPSPLGVLNLSVGGEFLVGGELERDEILMLFKERLLNTEVFLVCTNCGWKSTTKVSRLKNRLDYLQCPKCSSKMIAVAHPIDAELFVSALKKLKRGKKLEKEEESAYRRLIKASDLIKAYGFDAVLALASYGVGADTAARLLSQYKGDALLVALLEAEKRYIRTRRFWVDRKEKADG, translated from the coding sequence ATGCATCCCCTTTTAAAGAAGGCTGTAGAAGAAAAGTTTGGAGAGCTTAATGAGCTCCAGATTAGGGCTTTTGAAGAGGTTAGTGCTGGAAAGAGTGTTTTAATCGTAGCTCCCACTGGAAGCGGGAAGACCGAGGCAGCAGTTCTTCCGGTTTTCAACGCAATTTTGGAAGAAAAGTTAGATCCAATCTCCGCACTGTATATTGCTCCTTTGAAGGCTCTTAACAGGGATTTGTTGGACAGACTGTTATGGTGGGGAGAGAAGCTTGGGATTAACGTGGAAGTTAGACACGGGGACACTTCAGCCTACAGAAAAGCCCAGCAGGTAAAGAAGCCTCCCCATATGCTCATCATAACCCCCGAAACCCTTGGGGTAATTTTAACGATGAAATCTCTTCGAAAAGCCCTCAAAAACGTAAAGTTTGTAGTAGTGGATGAGATAGTGGAGCTTGTTGACAACAAGAGGGGAGTGCAGCTTAGTCTTGCCCTTGAAAGACTTGCTGAATTTGCCGATTTTCAGCGAATTGGACTCTCTGCAACCGTTGGAAATGAAGAGGAAATCAAGGCTTGGCTTAAAGCCGATACAGTAGTTAAGCCGCCTATTGAAAAAAGATACAGAGTTAGGGTTCTATTCCCACAGCCCGATGAAAAGGACAATGACCTTGCGAGAAAGCTTAACGTTTCCCTTGATGTTGCCACTAGGCTTAGGGTTCTCTGGGAGATAATAGAGAAGCACGAAAGGGCCTTAATATTCACGAACACGAGACAGTTCGCTGAAATTCTCGCTCACCGTTTAAAAGCGTGGGGCAAGCCCGTTGAGGTTCACCACGGCAGTCTTTCACGGGAAGCGAGGATAAGTGCCGAGAGGGCTTTAAAAGAGGGTAAGGTAAAAGCCCTTGTGTGCACGTCTTCTATGGAGCTGGGGATTGATATTGGAGATGTAGATGTTGTCGTGCAGTATATGAGTCCGAGGCAGGTTAACAGGCTTATTCAGAGGATAGGGCGAGCAAAACACCGGGCTGGGGAGGTTAGTGAAGGCTACATAATTGCCACGAACATAGAAGATTACCTTGAGAGCTTGGTTATAGCCCAGAGGGCTCTTGAAGGCAAGCTTGAGGCTGTAAAGCCATATGAAAACGCTTTAGATGTTCTTGGCCATTTTGTTGTGGGCCTCTTAATAGAACAAGGAAAGCTGCCAAAAGAAGTCCCCTTTGAGATTGCCAAAAGGGCTTATCCCTACAGAAAGCTGAAGTGGGAAGAATATTGCGAAGTTTTAAACATGCTTAGTAAAGCTCGCTTAATCGGCTACGATGAGGAAAGTGGTATCATTTACCTTAGGAGGGGAGCGTATCAGTACTACTACGAGAACCTCTCCACAATTCCAGACGAAATCAGCTATCGGGTTTTTGACGTAAAGAGCGGGAAGATAATTGGGCGCTTGGATGAGAGCTTTGTGATGGATCTCGAAGAGGGGATGGAGTTTATAATGCACGGAAGGAGCTGGATTCTGCTGGGAATCGATGAAGAATCAAAGCTACTCAAGGTGAGGGATAGCAAGAGTTTAGAAAGTGCCGTGCCGAGCTGGGAAGGGGAAATGATACCGGTTCCATTTGAAGTGGCTCAAGATGTTGGAAGGCTTAAAAGGGAGCTTCTTTTTGATTTCAGCTCTGCCAAGGAGCTCATATCCAAAGTTGACTTCGAAGATGGGGAGCTTGAGCTAACTTTCTCAACCTTAAAGAAACAGGAGCCTCTGGGCACCGATAGGGACATTGGGATTGAATCCCTTCCAAATGCTTTAATTATCCATGCTGATTTCGGCAACAAAGTGAATGAGACAATTGGTAGGTTCCTTCTGGCGTTTTTGGCTGCAAAATATGGAAAAGTTTTCTCTATGAGGGCTCAAGCTCACGCAATAGTGGTCAAGTCTCCTTTCCAGCTCAATCCCAGTGAGGTTAAATCTTATCTCCTCCAAGATGCCAAGGCACTGCCATTCGTCCTCTCAAGGGCAATGAGAGACAGCCACACCTATAGGTGGAGAATGCTCAACGTGGCAAAAAGGATAGGGGCTTTGAGGAGAGAAGCAAAGATAAGAAAAGTAGAGAGACTTTTTGAAGGCACTGTGGTTGAAAAAGAAACTCTAAACGAGCTTTTCCATGACAAACTTGATGTGGAGAAAGCTGAAGAAGTTTTAAAGGCAATTAAGGACGGAAAAATCCGAATAAAAGCAGCCTTAAGGAAAGAGCCTTCGCCTCTCGGTGTCCTTAACTTAAGCGTCGGTGGCGAGTTTTTAGTCGGTGGAGAGCTTGAGAGGGATGAGATATTGATGCTGTTTAAAGAAAGGCTCCTCAACACAGAAGTTTTCCTAGTCTGCACCAACTGCGGGTGGAAGAGCACCACTAAGGTTTCACGCCTGAAGAACCGCTTAGATTACCTTCAGTGTCCCAAATGTTCTTCCAAGATGATTGCCGTTGCACATCCCATAGATGCTGAACTGTTCGTATCTGCATTGAAGAAGCTTAAGAGGGGAAAGAAGCTTGAAAAAGAAGAGGAAAGTGCGTATAGAAGGCTGATAAAGGCAAGTGATTTAATCAAAGCCTATGGTTTTGATGCTGTCCTAGCGCTGGCAAGCTATGGTGTCGGTGCAGACACCGCTGCTAGGCTTTTGAGCCAATACAAGGGTGATGCCTTGCTCGTGGCACTACTTGAGGCCGAAAAGAGGTATATAAGAACGAGGCGCTTCTGGGTAGACAGGAAAGAGAAAGCCGACGGATGA
- a CDS encoding iron-containing alcohol dehydrogenase, whose translation MKFFSLKTRIAIGEGSLKYVQSIARNYEKVLVLSSKSIRIHGFLNEVMDYVEEAGAEVDAISGLPAEPNYEDVEELMPRVREFSPDLLIALGGGSVIDITKAIKVFYDAPDLSFEEIAFLDRFTKPPKVIPKLKTPLVAIPSTSGAGSEVSAASVLKKDGIKYNFVSYEIAPEYAILDPRLPRTMPKEVARNSGLDVLVHGIEAYTTKAATPFSDAMAIKAVKTVFKWLPLSVNGDEAAREQVHYAATMAGIAFLNARLGICHSLSHKAAWIGPHGLLNAIFLPYVIEFNMKSDYARRKYGEIAKEIGFNTPEELVEVIKEFNEMLGVPKLSDLVDEEVFMARLDEMAKKAYGDPLVNFNPVEPSVEDIKEIYKKAYYAE comes from the coding sequence ATGAAGTTTTTCAGCTTAAAAACAAGAATCGCAATTGGAGAAGGGAGCCTTAAATACGTCCAAAGCATTGCTAGGAACTATGAAAAGGTCTTGGTGCTATCAAGTAAATCAATACGCATTCATGGGTTTTTAAACGAGGTGATGGACTATGTGGAAGAAGCAGGGGCTGAAGTTGACGCCATAAGTGGCCTACCGGCGGAGCCGAATTATGAGGACGTCGAAGAACTTATGCCGAGGGTTAGGGAGTTTTCCCCAGATTTACTCATAGCCCTTGGAGGGGGAAGTGTAATAGACATAACAAAGGCAATAAAAGTGTTCTATGACGCTCCAGACCTGAGCTTTGAGGAAATTGCATTTCTTGACAGATTTACAAAGCCACCCAAAGTGATTCCCAAGCTTAAGACTCCTTTAGTTGCAATACCTTCAACAAGCGGTGCCGGAAGCGAGGTTTCTGCCGCTTCAGTTCTTAAGAAAGATGGAATAAAGTACAACTTTGTGTCATACGAAATAGCCCCAGAATACGCTATTTTGGATCCGAGGCTGCCTAGGACAATGCCGAAGGAAGTTGCAAGGAACAGCGGCCTTGATGTTTTAGTTCACGGAATCGAGGCTTACACAACAAAAGCTGCTACCCCGTTTAGCGACGCAATGGCGATAAAAGCCGTGAAAACAGTCTTTAAGTGGCTTCCTTTATCGGTTAATGGAGACGAGGCTGCGAGAGAGCAAGTTCACTATGCGGCAACAATGGCAGGAATAGCCTTCTTGAACGCTCGCCTTGGAATCTGCCACAGCTTGAGCCACAAAGCTGCTTGGATTGGACCGCATGGACTTCTCAACGCGATATTCCTTCCCTATGTGATAGAATTTAACATGAAAAGCGACTACGCAAGGCGGAAATACGGAGAGATAGCAAAGGAAATAGGGTTCAACACTCCAGAAGAGCTTGTTGAAGTTATTAAAGAGTTTAACGAAATGCTTGGCGTGCCAAAGCTCAGTGATCTCGTTGATGAAGAAGTCTTCATGGCAAGGCTCGATGAAATGGCAAAGAAAGCCTATGGAGACCCTTTGGTCAACTTCAACCCCGTAGAGCCCAGTGTTGAGGATATAAAGGAGATCTATAAGAAAGCCTATTATGCCGAGTGA
- the mtnA gene encoding S-methyl-5-thioribose-1-phosphate isomerase — protein MEIKYKPEELTKLPRSVEFRDGKVYIIDQLLLPREFKVIALNTVEEVARAIKTLQVRGAPAIGATAAYGLALLAEKSKAKTKEEFFDEFYRAYEILKNTRPTAVNLFWALNRIKNLVEEHREDSLSEIKRLIVEEAHKIADEDVEANLRMGHYAAEILPEGNILTHCNAGSLATVHLGTVGAALRVMHREGKLKLLWVDETRPVLQGARLSAWEYHYDGIPLKLICDNMAGFVMQQGKVDAVIVGADRIVANGDFANKIGTYSLAVLAKEHKIPFFTIAPLSTIDMSLKSGKEIPIEERPKEEVLTCGGCKIAPEVDAYNPAFDVTPHKYLTAIITDRGIVYPPFEKNLKKLFE, from the coding sequence ATGGAAATAAAGTACAAACCGGAAGAACTTACAAAACTCCCGAGGAGTGTTGAGTTCAGGGATGGAAAAGTTTACATTATTGATCAGCTTCTGCTTCCGAGAGAGTTTAAAGTGATAGCGCTAAACACAGTTGAGGAAGTTGCTAGAGCCATAAAAACCCTGCAAGTTCGTGGGGCTCCGGCAATAGGAGCAACTGCCGCCTATGGGCTGGCTTTACTTGCGGAGAAAAGTAAGGCAAAAACTAAGGAAGAATTCTTTGATGAGTTTTATAGGGCGTATGAAATTCTTAAAAACACCCGTCCGACGGCGGTAAACTTGTTCTGGGCGCTCAATAGGATTAAAAACCTCGTGGAGGAGCACAGGGAAGATAGCCTTAGTGAGATAAAAAGATTGATCGTTGAAGAGGCTCATAAAATAGCAGATGAAGACGTTGAGGCAAACCTCAGAATGGGCCACTACGCGGCCGAAATTCTTCCAGAGGGGAACATTTTAACCCACTGTAATGCTGGAAGCCTTGCCACGGTTCACTTAGGTACTGTGGGAGCGGCATTGAGAGTGATGCACAGAGAAGGTAAGCTCAAGCTTTTATGGGTTGATGAGACCAGGCCAGTTCTTCAAGGAGCCAGGCTTTCTGCTTGGGAGTACCACTACGATGGGATCCCCCTAAAGCTTATATGCGACAACATGGCGGGCTTTGTGATGCAGCAAGGAAAAGTAGATGCGGTAATAGTGGGTGCTGACAGAATAGTTGCCAACGGAGATTTTGCAAACAAGATAGGTACTTATTCCTTAGCTGTACTTGCAAAAGAGCACAAGATACCTTTCTTCACAATAGCACCTCTTTCAACAATCGACATGAGCCTTAAGAGCGGCAAGGAGATTCCAATTGAGGAAAGACCCAAAGAAGAGGTCTTAACATGCGGCGGCTGCAAAATAGCGCCCGAGGTGGACGCTTACAATCCGGCCTTTGATGTAACACCCCACAAATACCTGACGGCAATAATTACGGACAGAGGAATCGTCTATCCACCCTTTGAGAAGAACTTGAAAAAGCTCTTTGAATGA